Genomic window (Verrucomicrobiia bacterium):
CGCGGCGGCGGGGATCGGCGGCGAGTTCGCGGAGGTATTGAAACGCCTGCGTCTCAGCCTTGCGCAAATCTTCGCCGAACGATTTGTGTTCGACGAGCATGATGCCCGGCCAGAAGAGGTCAATGCGCCCGTAGTCGCCGGAGATTTTCTTGACGGATTCCTCGAAGCTGGCGACGACGCGACGTTTGATGCCGAAGACTTGAAAGAATTCGTTCCAGAAAGTCTGTTTCTCCGCACTCTCGCTTTTGACGCCGGCCCAATCGCGAGAAAATTTGATCGCGTTGTGCCGGATTTCGTTCCAGGAAATCGGCATGGCTGTTCGCTCGCGCGCGAATCAGCCCTGTTAAGAATGGCGGTGTTTCGGAGAGGGATGTGTGTGCCTGAAATAGAAGGGGCGTGACCTACTCACGCTCCATCACAGGCACGGACATGCCCTCAACGAAACGCTTGCAGGCACGCCCGATTGGGCGTGCTTTGCGAAGCGCCGTTCGTTGAGTCGAAATTGTCCGTTTCGTGATGAACAGCAGCCGAAGCTACGCGAAATGATTTTGGTTAAATTGGTTTTCTGGTCTTTAGTTTATTATTCGGACGCGGCAAGTTTGCGAAAAGAGGCAACGCGAGACAAGCACGGGGATTTTGTCGCGCAGCAAAGCGGGAAGCGGCGCGGATTCTGGCGGGCGGCGCCGGCGAACTGCTGTCGCTCGAAAAACAAACGGATGGCGTAACTGTTGCCTCAAACCCTTCAGCTCACGGCCAGGACCACGCAAACGGAAATCGCAACCGATAAAACCGGGCGGGCGGATCCGCCGGCAAGAGTATGATCTCGGAATCACTGGTCGAGGCAAGGAAGGCGACGGAGTTCCAATGTGCCAGATCCGCAGATGCTTCCACCCAACCACTCAAACCAATGGGCAGGCTCGCGGAAGTCAATTGATTGCTCGCGCCGAGCGACTCGAGCGCAGTAATCCGGGCGGGCGCCAGCAATTGCAGAGTGACATCGGCAATCACCGCCTGGGCGCGCGCGGAGGGATCGAGATAGTCCCAGAAAAGATAGTCCGCGCCCGGTCCGGTCAGTGATTTGTTCGACAAGGCCGGATCGCTTAACGCGTCAATGGGTTCTCCGTTCGCGAGGGCACCCGTCAAACCATAATCCTCCGGATGGGCCACAAAATTTTCGAGCAGTTGAAAAATATCCGGGGAAACAATCCGCAAATCCGGCAGGGTCTGCTGCGCCTGCTCGATCAAGGCGGCCAACTGAAGATTAAAATCCAGCACGCGCTGTCGGATGAAACTTTTGCTCGCCGCCGCGAGCCCGTTGTAAAACGGCACGCGGGTTAAATCCGCCGCGTTGGGCAGGATCAACGTGCGCGCGCCTTTTTGATAAAGCGTCTCAATCGCCACCCAATGATTGGAGAGCGAGAGGTTGATGGCATTGGTCCAGGTCGCGAGGTTGTTTGCCGTGTAGGGCGCGTATTGCGTAATGGCGTACACAAAGTCCGCGTCCGCCACCCAGACGAGAAAAAGCGCGGTGGCCGCATCGGGCGGCGCGGCAAAGTTGTTCAAGTTGGCGACGAGATTCGGACTGTAATGCCCGAAGAATGACCAGTTCTTGTCCGCGTCGTAGGCGAGGCCCAAACGCTCGCTCAAAACTTCGATCCACACCCGACCGTTGCAATAGCGATTTCCATAATAAAAGGCGCCGCCCGGTCCATTGGTCGTGGTGCAAACGCCGTCGCCGAAGGCGTAAAGCGAGGTGAACGAGCCACCGAAGGCCGTCGGACTAAAAGCCAGAAGCCAGACACCTAGTCCCCATTGCACGAGCCGGCTCATGCTCTCCAAGCTATCCGGCGGCGGCGCAAAGTAAAGTCACGAAGCGGCGGGTTTCGGCATGGAACCTTCTTGCTCCCAACCCGTGCGCCGTGTAATTACCGAGCCAATTTGAGCGGCTTCCCGGAATGAAACTCAAGCCATCGGCAATGCTATTCGCGACCGCCCTCGGACTGCTCGCGCCGTCCTGGCTGCTCGCGAACGGAATGCGTCTGGTGAGCCAGGACGGTTTTGCCGCGGCGCGGGGTGAAGCGTTTGTCGCCACGGCGGACAACGCCTCCGCTGTTTATTACAATCCAGCGGGCCTCACCCAATCCGGGACGCACGATTTCCGCTTGGGCATTTACGGGTTGTATCTGGATCCCGCCTACGAACCGCCGGTGGGCGCGCCGAACCACGGTCAAACTTACCACCTCAAAAACAACGTCGCGGCGGCACCGCAATTTTTCTACGCGCACAACCTGGCCTCCGTGCCGGTGAGCTTGGGCGTCGGGCTTTATGCGCCTTACGGCGCCAGCGTAAACTGGCCGGATGACACCGGCTTTCGCTCGGTCGGCACCAAGGCAAAGCTGACCTACCTCCGATTCAATCCGGCGGCGGCGGTCGAGTTGCCGTTGGGATTTTCGCTCGGAGCGGGGTTGATGGTGGATTACGGCGACATCCAGCTCGAACAAGGTTTGTTGCGCACCGCGACCCCGTTTGCCAATAACTTTCTCTTTCGCGGCGACGACTTCAGCCTCGGCTACAACGTGGGTTTGCTCTGGCGGGTGCATGAAAAAATTTCCCTCGGCGCCACCTGGCGCAGCCCGACGTCGTTCACGATGAACGGTCACACCAAGTTTGAACAGCAACCGATCATTCAACCCACGCGACTGGATGCCGAAGCCGACTTCAAATTCCCGCTGACCGTGGCGTTCGGGATTTCGTTCCGGCCGACCCCGAAATGGAATCTGGAGATCAACGCGGACTACACGGACTGGAGTTGTCTCGGAACGATTTTGCTCCGTCAAAAAGCGCCACCGCCGTTTCCCGTGCAGCAAAACATTCCGGTTTCGATGGCATGGCAGGCCAGTTGGAATTATTGCGCTGGCGTCACGCGCTATTTGGAACAAGGCTGGCGCGTCAGTGCGGGTTATCTCTTCAACGAAAGCTCCGTACCGGACACTTACTACTCGCCGCTCGCCGCCGACCTGGACCGCCACTTTTTCAGTTTGGGCGTCGGGCGCAGCGGAGGCCGATATGATTTCGATTTCACCTACCAACTGGGTTACGGTCCGGAGCATCGCGTCACCGGCAGCACCCCTTCGTCCCAACCCGGCCTGTTCACCGGTCAAACCGCCGATGGCACCTATAAATTCATGAGTCACGCGGTGCTGGTGACCTTGGGCGTTCATTTCTGAACGCGTCGCGCTACTGGTGTGACTCTGGCAGTAGCGATGTCAGTCGCTGCCGCGCCCAATTGGCGCGAATGGCCAAACTCTGCACCAGCGCGGCAACCAAACCTGATCCATGCGCCGCGTTCGGCAGAAAAGTAACCCAAGCGAGTCCCGCCGGACCAACACCCCAAGCCCCCAGATGATGGCAACCGGTCTCGTCGGTAATCTCCGCGCGATTCAGTTCAATCGCCATTCTGGGGGCCAACGCTTCGTCCAGTTTTTCCGGCAGAGTCAGTCGGAAGAACACGCCATTGCCCAGCAGGGGATGGGATTCCGCTGAGCTGACTTGAATCAAGGCGGTCCGTTCACAAGTCGCCGCGACTTGTTTGGTTGGCGGCACTTCGCAAGTGAAACCAGTTTCACTCGCCGTTCCGATCCACCTCAGCTTTTTTACCAACGCCAACGCTTGCGCGTAGTCAGCACCGGTAACGCTCGGGGGTATCAGTCCCATCGGAAAATACACCTGAGCAATGATGTCCAGCATGTTGTCCTTGTTCTGGCGCGCGCGGCCATGGGCAGGTTTCGATGCGTTAATCTGACCCCCGAAGCTTCCCGACATGCGCCCATTGGCAATAACGGATCCCCAGGCCGCCTGCAACGCCACGGCATGCGTTAAAAGCGGCTGCACCCAGTGGACGTTTCCCGCGTGAACCCAGGCGGAACAATAAAGGCTGATGGTTTGCTCCACCGGATCGTATTGCAGCGAACTCAAGGAAGCGTCGGTGTTGCGAAACGCAAGGGTTTTTATCGCCTTCCGATCAAGCGAAACTTTTTTCAACACGTCGGTGCGGGCGTGGACGCGCGTGACCACCAAGCCGCGGTCCTGCAACGGTTCGTCGCTCCAGACGGTTTGTTTCACCCGGTGCCCCCACCAACAGAAACCGCGCGGACGGCTTTCGCTCCACTCGGCGTCTATTTGTAGCTGATCATGGATGAAGTTAATTACTGAGGACGCGACATCATTCGGTTCACATAGACTTTTGCTCTTCATAAGGATCTTCCTTTCGATTTTTCAGTTGGTTTCAATCTTGTTTAACTGCGTTTGGCCTTTCCCAAACGCCATCTGGTCACTTCTCTCTGCAGTGCCATAACGGCAGCCTTGAACTGCGTTTCCCGCCCGGATGGCACCCGTTTGCGCATCCGCTTGATGAGCTCGGCCACGGGTGTTTCGTAGGGCAGACAGAGAACTGTGTCGCTCCCGGCACGCAGACAAATATCCGTGCCGCCAAACTGCGGTACTGCCAGTAACGCCAGCGTTGGCGTGAGTCGAATACGGAATCGCCAACCCGCATCCGGACCGGAAGCGGTCAGCATGAGAATTGCGCCGGACGGCAGATGAAAGTCGAGGTCCAGCGGATTGCGCGCGTTTGTTTCAAGTTTCAGGTTCATGATCTTAATTGCGGTAAAGAATGTTGCGATTAACAGATTCACGTTCGGTTCGGGAAATTTCCAAGGGCAGTTCCAACTGTCTCTCGTTCCTCAACCCCCGACACTTGCGCCGGGCTCGGGATCGCACTCGAGATGGCCGCCATTCCGACCACGGAATCCAGATGGCGAAGTGGACGAACAGCGCCACGCGCAGCAGCTCTTCGCCATAAAAACCCGGTTCACCGATCTCGAAGAAGTCTCGTTGCCACCGCTTGAATGCGGGCAATAAAGTGAGCGGCTGAACCGCGTCCAAACCCGACAACACGGTCCGCATGGCGTTGATGAAATCTTGTCGTTCTTTTCCTTCAGCCTCCCTGAAAATCTGCTCCAACAACTTTGGCTGCTCTCGTCGCACGCGCTTGCCGTAATTGATCGCGTGGGTAATCCATTCGATCAAATCCAGGTCCGAAGCTCGCACCTCGTTTTCACTCGTCACTCCGAATGCCCCGAGCTGTTCGCGTAAA
Coding sequences:
- a CDS encoding SGNH/GDSL hydrolase family protein, with the translated sequence MSRLVQWGLGVWLLAFSPTAFGGSFTSLYAFGDGVCTTTNGPGGAFYYGNRYCNGRVWIEVLSERLGLAYDADKNWSFFGHYSPNLVANLNNFAAPPDAATALFLVWVADADFVYAITQYAPYTANNLATWTNAINLSLSNHWVAIETLYQKGARTLILPNAADLTRVPFYNGLAAASKSFIRQRVLDFNLQLAALIEQAQQTLPDLRIVSPDIFQLLENFVAHPEDYGLTGALANGEPIDALSDPALSNKSLTGPGADYLFWDYLDPSARAQAVIADVTLQLLAPARITALESLGASNQLTSASLPIGLSGWVEASADLAHWNSVAFLASTSDSEIILLPADPPARFYRLRFPFAWSWP
- a CDS encoding outer membrane protein transport protein, yielding MKLKPSAMLFATALGLLAPSWLLANGMRLVSQDGFAAARGEAFVATADNASAVYYNPAGLTQSGTHDFRLGIYGLYLDPAYEPPVGAPNHGQTYHLKNNVAAAPQFFYAHNLASVPVSLGVGLYAPYGASVNWPDDTGFRSVGTKAKLTYLRFNPAAAVELPLGFSLGAGLMVDYGDIQLEQGLLRTATPFANNFLFRGDDFSLGYNVGLLWRVHEKISLGATWRSPTSFTMNGHTKFEQQPIIQPTRLDAEADFKFPLTVAFGISFRPTPKWNLEINADYTDWSCLGTILLRQKAPPPFPVQQNIPVSMAWQASWNYCAGVTRYLEQGWRVSAGYLFNESSVPDTYYSPLAADLDRHFFSLGVGRSGGRYDFDFTYQLGYGPEHRVTGSTPSSQPGLFTGQTADGTYKFMSHAVLVTLGVHF